The following coding sequences are from one Vulpes vulpes isolate BD-2025 chromosome 12, VulVul3, whole genome shotgun sequence window:
- the KLHL21 gene encoding kelch-like protein 21, giving the protein MERPAPLAVLPFSDPAHALSLLRGLSQLRAERKFLDVTLEAAGGRDFPAHRAVLAAASPYFRAMFAGQLRESRAERVRLHGVPPDMLQLLLDFSYTGRVAVSGDNAEPLLRAADLLQFPAVKEACGAFLQQQLDLANCLDMQDFAEAFSCAGLASAAQRFILRHVGELGPEQLERLPLARLLRYLRDDGLCVPKEEAAYQLALRWVRADPPRRAAHWPQLLEAVRLPFVRRFYLLAHVEAEPLVARCPPCLRLLREARDFQAARYDRHDRGPCPRMRPRPSTGLAEILVLVGGCDQDCDELVTVDCYNPQTGQWRYLAEFPDHLGGGYSIVALGNDIYVTGGSDGSRLYDCVWRYNSSVNEWTEVAPMLKAREYHSSSVLDGLLYVVAADSTERYDHTTDSWEALQPMTYPMDNCSTTACRGRLYAIGSLAGKETMVMQCYHPDTDLWSLVDCGQLPPWSFAPKTVTLNGLMYFIRDDSAEVDVYNPTKNEWDKIPSMNQVHVGGSLAVLGGKLYVSGGYDNTFELSDVVEAYDPETRAWSVVGRLPEPTFWHGSVSIFRQFMPQMPSGGRGFELDGSSSDMDVARPRLPQNPDELH; this is encoded by the exons ATGGAGCGGCCGGCGCCCCTGGCCGTGCTGCCCTTCTCGGACCCCGCGCACGCGCTGAGCCTGCTGCGCGGCCTGAGCCAGCTGCGCGCCGAGCGCAAGTTCCTGGACGTGACGCtggaggcggcgggcgggcgcgACTTCCCCGCGCATCGCGCCGTGCTGGCGGCCGCCAGCCCCTACTTCCGCGCCATGTTCGCGGGCCAGCTGCGCGAGAGCCGCGCCGAGCGGGTGCGCCTGCACGGCGTGCCGCCCGAcatgctgcagctgctgctcGACTTCAGCTACACGGGCCGCGTGGCGGTGAGCGGCGACAACGCCGAGCCACTGCTGCGGGCCGCCGACCTGCTGCAGTTCCCGGCGGTGAAGGAGGCGTGCGGCGCCTTCCTGCAGCAGCAGCTCGACCTGGCCAACTGCCTGGACATGCAGGACTTCGCCGAGGCCTTCAGCTGCGCGGGGCTGGCGAGCGCGGCACAGCGCTTCATCCTGCGCCACGTGGGCGAGCTGGGCCCCGAGCAGCTGGAGCGCTTGCCGCTGGCGCGCCTGCTGCGCTACCTGCGCGACGACGGGCTGTGCGTGCCCAAGGAGGAGGCCGCCTACCAGCTGGCGCTGCGCTGGGTGCGCGCCgacccgccgcgccgcgccgcgcacTGGCCGCAGCTGCTCGAGGCCGTGCGCCTGCCCTTCGTGCGCCGCTTTTACCTGCTGGCGCACGTCGAGGCCGAGCCGCTGGTGGCGCGCTGCCCGCCCTGCCTGCGCCTGCTGCGCGAGGCGCGGGACTTCCAGGCGGCGCGCTACGACCGCCACGACCGCGGGCCCTGCCCCCGCATGCGCCCGCGCCCCTCCACCGGCCTCGCCGAGATCCTCGTGCTCGTGGGCGGCTGCGACCAGGACTGCGACGAGCTGGTCACCGTCGACTGCTACAACCCGCAGACGGGCCAGTGGCGCTACCTGGCGGAGTTCCCCGACCACCTGGGCGGGGGCTACAGCATCGTGGCTCTGGGAAACGACATCTACGTGACGG GTGGGTCTGACGGCTCCCGGCTCTATGACTGCGTGTGGAGGTACAATTCCAGTGTGAACGAGTGGACAGAGGTGGCGCCCATGCTGAAAGCCCGCGAGTACCACAGCTCCTCCGTGTTGGATGGGCTGCTGTACGTAGTGGCTGCAGACAGCACGGAGCGCTACGACCATACCACAGACTCCTGGGAGGCCCTGCAGCCCATGACCTACCCCATGGACAATTGTTCCACCACGGCCTGCCGTGGCCGCCTCTATGCCATCGGGTCCCTGGCAGGCAAGGAGACCATGGTGATGCAGTGTTACCACCCGGACACAGACCTGTGGTCACTGGTGGACTGTGGCCAGCTCCCGCCTTGGTCCTTCGCCCCCAAGACAGTGACTCTGAACGGACTTATGTACTTCATCAG GGACGATTCTGCGGAGGTGGACGTGTATAACCCCACGAAGAATGAATGGGACAAGATCCCATCTATGAATCAG GTACACGTGGGGGGCAGCCTGGCCGTCCTTGGAGGGAAGCTGTACGTCTCAGGTGGTTACGACAATACCTTTGAACTCTCTGATGTGGTGGAGGCCTATGACCCAGAGACTCGGGCATGGAGCGTGGTGGGACGGCTCCCAGAGCCCACCTTCTGGCACGGCAGCGTCAGCATCTTTCGCCAGTTCATGCCCCAGATGCCCTCGGGTGGGCGTGGCTTTGAGCTGGACGGCAGCAGCAGTGACATGGATGTGGCCCGGCCCCGGCTGCCACAGAACCCAGACGAGCTGCACTAG